A region of the Drosophila ananassae strain 14024-0371.13 chromosome XL, ASM1763931v2, whole genome shotgun sequence genome:
TGTATTTGGCCAAGACAAACCCGACAGAATGGGAATCTTAAATCTACAACACACGCCTTTAATGTCCCCACATTAGCCGAGACTCTGGGGGACTCTGTGGGTTCTAATGACAAAGCCAAACAATTTCCTCTGAAATTCTGaaacttttttcaaaaaaaatgagGCAATTGCCGAAATTAGTTGGCCAAAACGGCGGAGTTTCATGTTAGTTGATTTATTTGCTGGTCGAGACACCCAGGAAGCCTTCGATTCGCTTTGGCACCAGCTTCCTAGGATGAAAACTAAATAGTTTTATGTTCTTCCCAAGAACAAAGCAAACATAATTCACACTGGAGGGTGGCTGATTTTTTAactgtctttttttttaacactcACACCCTCCTGTAAACAAAaccatatttaatttaaagacATTTCGATATATTTGGTTCTTGTGACGCAGATCTcctaattgttattttttttaagcctTAATTGAGTTGTTAACAGTTGGGACGCGTTGttcatactttttttttttgtatttttatatcatttttgCGTTTCGCAATTTGGTTCgaaaagtgttgaaaaaatatttataaaaatagcaaaagGCAAACAACAAAAGGTATTTGTGTATAATAATGGCAACTATTTCCCATTATTTATTGCCATTATATTTATACAATCGGTTGTGTTTCATCAATCAAATGAATTTCAACAGCCATGTCACTAGGTTTTCAGTTTTgaggttttcagtttttttttttatttatggtttATAAATCCCAGAGAGCCCCTCCctcattgttttttttttttttttttttgccactcATTATGGTCGACTGCAATCGGTTTTTAGTATGTTAACACATTTGCTTACCTTTTGGCTTATACCCCGCCCGATTTGAGCCCGATTTGTCCTTACCTTCGGGCCACATATCTTAAATCTTCTGGCAAATAGTCAGTTATCTCAGAGTGGGCTTTTTCAAGTGCACGGCTTGAACTTGGCAGGGGTTTACAAAGCGTCACAAATAGTTTAGGAATTTGGTTAGCCAAGTATACGTAgttaattaactttttttttacatccGATCTATAGATCACATGTTGGCTGACCTTAACAAGAATACACGATAAAGTCTGTTTCtttctttttggccaagttcACTGGGGCTGGCTGGGAAGGGGCCCAGAGAGCTTATTCATGACTGTCACCTTGATAGGTCTGACTGTTAACCGATCTTGTTTGGCTTCGACTCCGGCAGCTTCCatttacccaaaaaaaaataaaaaccaaaaaaaaaaatggtcaaAAACACATAAAAGCGTTAAATGCCTGAATGACACGTTCAATTGAAGAAGTACGAGGCTTTATAATGTGATTCGATGTGATGTGATGTGTGTTTATATAGCGACCCATATGCTGGCTGGCATTATCTTTTTCGGAGGTTTCTGTTTTTCTCTTGTTTTGGTGACGAAATGCCAACTACCAGCAAATCAAGTGACCTCAATCGCCAAACTAAATTGAAAAcatgtttaaagtttaaacattacataaaaaagTTAAGAGGCCCGGCAGACTCCACAGACTCCGCAGACTAGGCAGAGTCGTACTAATggaaaattaatatatttaaaaatcttgAGAGTGGTCTCGGTAAGGTTATATAATGCCTGGAGTTCCTGTTTTCCGGTCAAGGCTTTCGGGAAAGTGGAAatcgaaatggaaatgaaaatgaaaatgcggGAAAATGGAAATGCAAGTGGGTGATCATGTAAGAGTTTCTTGTTTGTTCGTAGCTGAATAAAAAAGATTTGTTGCATGACTTTAGTTGCCATTTTCGGTTCAACAAAAAGTGACTAAAAACTGGTTGCAAGCCGAGTTGCAACTggttgtaagaaataaaagatACAAGACACTGTAGCTTCAAGTTTGTGGAAATAAATCAGCTTCAGatacacaaaaataaaggaaCTTGACAagagtttttaaatttcaaaataaacaaGCAATTTCAAGCTATTTCtttgagtttttaattaaatatatattaaatttttaagataaattcTAAAGCTGCTGGAAGGGTATCTCTAAAGGTGACCTAGCCCGCCTTTCAAGATGAGTTTGCAGCATTTTTGTTGCCCGCTTTGGCCCGACAGGCCATAGCATAATGACCGCACATTCATGCCCCATTCACACTTGCTGCATGTAGCACACACATGTTGCATTTCGAGCTTAACTGACGGCTGATGCCCTTCTCCCTGTCCTCCCGCCCTCTCTCTCCTCTAGTGGACGATGCTTCCGGACACTACACATCCGGTTTCTTCTACGGCAACAACTACTGGATGGGTTCGTTGGCCCTTTGCGACGCCATTGACGACGGAGTGGCCGCCATGGCCACGCCCAGCAAGGACAACAGCTCCCCAAAGGTCAACTCCTCCGTCGCACCCGCAGTCGCCTCCCCGTCCTCGGAGGCCAAGAACAGCGGCTTGCCTTTCGCCGCGGCCCATACCCAGGGCTACAGCACCGTCTACAATGCCCCGCCGCCCTTTGTTCCCGGATTCTACGTGATCAAGATCCAGCTGAACGAGACGCTGCCAACCCAAGTGGTAAGTGGAGCGAGTCCCCTTTCATTTATCCCTTCAGAGAATCTAAATTTTAAACCATTATTTTTAGCTGCGCACCATTTATGTGGGAATGTGCCTGCCCTCCAGTTGCTCCATCGCGGATATCCGGGAGATGAGCGAGAAGGCGCATGTGGAGCTGCCCTCCCGGGAGCTCTCTGTACTGGACATCCGAGTGCCCACCGACAAGGAGTTCAATATCTGGGCGGACAAGACCTTTTGCCTGCTGATGTAAGTTGTCCAAAAATCACTTTCAAAAAACTCAAATTAAACGAGCTCGGTCTAATCACTTGGCCAAATATGAAAAGCGAAAAAGCGAAAAAGCTCTGGCTTTTGGCCAGTTGGTTTTGGCCATTAGCGGATGAGCTCTCTTCCCCAAAtcgaattataataaaaagcGAAACTCCGTTTGTTGGTTCGAGTGATTATCGGGTAATCGGATTAAAGGCGAGAGATTCCCAAAGTGTGTACACTGAACAAAAAATCCTATACCCTTAATTCCAGTGTGGTCTCCGGCATTGTGATGTGTCTGATCTGTTTTGGAACGCTCTACGAGATCTATCTGCGGCGGAAGCTCAAGGAGGCGCTGCGTCGCCAGGACAAGGAGATGATGAACAACAGCGAGACGAGCTCCGGCATCGGATGCGCCTCCTCCGACTACTCCGACACGATGACAGCCCATGACGATCCCCTCAAGCAGTCCACTCGCAGTCACGACCACTCCCAGTCCAGTTCCCTGAAGCAGCTGGATCAGCTCGTCCTCAATCTGCCGCCCAACGACAACGATAGCGGGAACGGACACCACGACGCCGAGCACGATCATGACCATGAGCACGATCACAGGAGCGGGAACAACAGCAACTCGGACGAGCACCTGGAGGGGCATCTGCACGAGCCGGAGAAGCTGTCCATCTACTCGGAGCTGCTGCTCTCCTTCTCGGCCATCACGAACTTTAACGCCATCTGCGACAGGAACGTGGGCGCGGACACCATTCCCTGCATTCACGGACTCCGGGCCTTCAGCATGGCCTGGGTCATCCTCGGCCACACCTGCATCGTGGTCTTCAAGTACTCCGACAACATGGAGATGCGCAAGGAGGTGGAGCAGAACTTCTTCTTCCAGGCCATCACCAACGGGCCGTTCAGCGTGGACACCTTCTTCTTCATCAGCGGCTTCCTCATCTCGTACATCTACTTCCGGACGAACGCCAAGGGCAAGCTGAACAAGCTCTCCAAGGGAGCCAACGAGTTTACGGCCGGAACGGCGCACTTCTTCGGCCTGGTTGCTTACCGGTTCATGCGCCTCACCGCCCCCTACCTGTTTGTGCTGGGCGTGGTCCAGGTGACGATGAAGTACCTTGCCACGTACTCGATCTTCGATCCGCCCACCATGGACCACATTACCTGCCCGGACTACTGGTGGCGGAACATCCTCTACATCAACACCCTGTTTCCTGTGGACGAAATGGTGAGCCGAGAAGGACGCTTCTCAAGGATTCTCTTACTAATCTCTCTGATATCTTGCAGTGCATGCTCTGGAGCTGGTACTTGGCGAACGACACCCAGTTCTACATGATTGGCGCCATTATCCTGATCGTGGGAGTGCGCCACTTCAAGCTCTCGGCCATCACCACTCTCGTGTTCCTGGTCCTCTCCTGGATCACCACCGCCGTGATAGCCTTCACGAACAACCATCGTCCCAATACCGATGATCCTCTAGCCCTCTTCGACAAGATCTACGACAAGCCCTGGACCCGGCTGGGACCCTATCTGATCGGCATGGCCGTGGGCTGGATCCTGTTCAGGACCAACTGCAAGATCCGTCTGCCCAAGCTGACGGTGGCCACCGCCTGGACCCTGGCCATGCTGAACCTGTTCGTCCTGGTCTTTGGACTGTATCGGGCCGATCTCTCGCAGTTTACGGCCGCCGCCTACAGCTCCCTGAGCCACTCGGCCTGGGCGCTGTCCCTGGCCTGGATCACCATTGCCTGCTCCACCGGATACGGCGGCTACATCAACTCGCTGCTCTCCGCCCCCTGCCTCTATCCCTTCTCCCGGGTGACCTACTGCGCCTACTTGGTCCACCCCATCGTGATTCGTTCCATGGCCCTCAATTCGGACGCGCCCCTGCATCTGGGCGGGGATCTGATGGTGAGCTAATGTTCCTAACTTGTTTCAGAATAGTTTTCCAGGCAATTAGATCGTTAAGCTTTCAAATGCAAATAAGCAAACAAAGTGGTCGCCTTTTTTTGCGTTtctaaaatgcaaacaaagtAGAAGTCGTGATTAAACTTTGTTTGTTAATTGGGGTTTGCTCACAAGGCTAATTGTAAACATATACATTTCTGATTCCAGGTCGTCATGTTCTTCGGGCTAACGGTGGCCTCCTACTTCCTGTCCTTCGTCGTGTCGATGTCCTTCGAGGCGCCCGTCGTCACAATGCTGAAAATCTTGTCACCTAGTCGAAAGAAACGTCTCGCCTAATAACCTCCTCCGTCCTGCCCATTTCCGATTATTTATACCCCCATTGTCATGTTATCTATATTTCGTACGAAATTAAAACAATCTACACATATTTATAGCATTCATCTCCACATCTCTGAACGGACTATCTATCTACCTATTCTCTTCACTATCTCCTTAAAAACttacaaaacaaaagtcacaaaaactaaacaaaaaaaagaaatattaagaaagaaatttgaataattttgtaTGTCATCTTTTCGTTTCATAAAGTGTGTACATTTTAGTCGTTTAATTTATTCCAAAGGTTTGGAAATTTTGCTCGAGTCGACGAGGAGGAGTATACATAGTACTTAATAGCTATAATTATATGAAACTCTAGTACCTAATTTTACGAAATCATGTTGTATatactatattctatatattgttatatataaacctttaaataaaaactgctACCAAATACaatgtttattttagtttcatttattcattttgGACTTTAAAGGGAAATAACTGAGTGGCCTGGAGAGAtttgtaattatttaaatttcgaactgaaactaaataaatattagtGGAGtttaaatatgtaaaaaaCTATATTAAAGCTTAAACAGCCTAAGATCtgtttgaaattttaaatcatattCGATTAACCATCTATCGATAACTTTTAATCGCCGCTAAGCTTTTTTAACCAACACTGGTCTCACTACCGGCCCCACCGGAATTTTAAGGGCGATGTGGATGTGTCGCTTCTAGCTTTTGTTGTTTGGCTCTCAGTAACTCCTCTACTTTCCGCTCCAGTCCACATCCGATCACAATCTCCCAGAGGCACCTGGAACCAACGACTCAACTCGGCAGTAAATCACCGGAACGGAACCCTCGACCCCACCGGAGGCCGGCGAGATGGCTCTGCCCTCGATCTCGACGCTGCTGGGCGTGGCCTTCCTGGCGTACATCGCCCACTCCATCTACCAGATGTCGCAGCTCTTCACGACGCTCCAATGCAGCGGTACTCCGTGCTACACCTCCTTCCTGGCGGACAAGCCGCAGCTCCAACTGGCGCTCTTCTCCTCCCAGACCCGGCATCCGATTGCCTCCGAGGTGCGGGACCTGTACAAGACCaagaggttcgactattcccGAAACTTTGAGCACGACTTCGAGCTGGACATCCCGCTGAAGACGAGGAGGA
Encoded here:
- the LOC6504006 gene encoding uncharacterized protein LOC6504006, translating into MARTLVLALLISLLAGNQAAIDKDESKLPAGRLASSASGSDQHNVINLSLHTGLTSDLDPALSYDLSRTRRLRDALNVFDLSLLAEHWGRVEVSGRVSANCSRDMRSYLGGLSDAKMWAVKMDDASGHYTSGFFYGNNYWMGSLALCDAIDDGVAAMATPSKDNSSPKVNSSVAPAVASPSSEAKNSGLPFAAAHTQGYSTVYNAPPPFVPGFYVIKIQLNETLPTQVLRTIYVGMCLPSSCSIADIREMSEKAHVELPSRELSVLDIRVPTDKEFNIWADKTFCLLIVVSGIVMCLICFGTLYEIYLRRKLKEALRRQDKEMMNNSETSSGIGCASSDYSDTMTAHDDPLKQSTRSHDHSQSSSLKQLDQLVLNLPPNDNDSGNGHHDAEHDHDHEHDHRSGNNSNSDEHLEGHLHEPEKLSIYSELLLSFSAITNFNAICDRNVGADTIPCIHGLRAFSMAWVILGHTCIVVFKYSDNMEMRKEVEQNFFFQAITNGPFSVDTFFFISGFLISYIYFRTNAKGKLNKLSKGANEFTAGTAHFFGLVAYRFMRLTAPYLFVLGVVQVTMKYLATYSIFDPPTMDHITCPDYWWRNILYINTLFPVDEMCMLWSWYLANDTQFYMIGAIILIVGVRHFKLSAITTLVFLVLSWITTAVIAFTNNHRPNTDDPLALFDKIYDKPWTRLGPYLIGMAVGWILFRTNCKIRLPKLTVATAWTLAMLNLFVLVFGLYRADLSQFTAAAYSSLSHSAWALSLAWITIACSTGYGGYINSLLSAPCLYPFSRVTYCAYLVHPIVIRSMALNSDAPLHLGGDLMVVMFFGLTVASYFLSFVVSMSFEAPVVTMLKILSPSRKKRLA